From a single Alloactinosynnema sp. L-07 genomic region:
- a CDS encoding ribose-phosphate diphosphokinase translates to MSIKAGVPKKNLMLFSGRAHPELAEEVAKHLNVSITPQSAYDFANGEIFVRFEESVRGCDAFVMQSACAPINQWIMEQLIMVDALKRASAKRITVIMPFYPYARQDKKHKGREPISARLIADLFKTAGADRIMTVDLHTAQIQGFFDGPVDHLFGQTLLSRYIKDNYPASNITVVSPDAGRTKLAEKWADDLGGTPIAFIHKTRDPLRPNEVVANRVVGEVKGRLCVVIDDMVDTGGTIAKAVHQLLDEGATDVVMAATHGVLSGPARERLSESGAKEVIFTNTLPIPDDKRFPQMTVLSIAPLLARAIQQVFEDGSVTSLFDGDA, encoded by the coding sequence ATGAGTATCAAGGCCGGGGTCCCCAAGAAGAACCTGATGCTCTTCTCCGGCCGAGCTCACCCTGAGCTGGCCGAGGAAGTCGCGAAGCACCTCAACGTGAGCATCACGCCGCAGTCGGCATACGACTTCGCCAACGGCGAGATCTTCGTCCGGTTCGAGGAGTCGGTCCGCGGCTGCGACGCGTTCGTCATGCAAAGCGCGTGCGCCCCGATCAACCAGTGGATCATGGAACAGCTGATCATGGTCGACGCCCTCAAGCGGGCGAGCGCCAAGCGGATCACCGTGATCATGCCGTTCTACCCGTACGCGCGGCAGGACAAGAAGCACAAGGGCCGCGAGCCCATCTCCGCGCGCCTGATCGCCGACCTGTTCAAGACCGCGGGCGCCGACCGGATCATGACGGTGGACCTGCACACCGCCCAGATCCAGGGCTTCTTCGACGGCCCGGTCGACCATCTCTTCGGCCAGACCCTGCTGTCGCGCTACATCAAGGACAACTACCCTGCCTCCAACATCACGGTCGTCTCCCCGGACGCGGGCCGCACCAAGCTGGCCGAGAAGTGGGCCGACGACCTCGGTGGCACCCCCATCGCCTTCATCCACAAGACGCGGGACCCGTTGCGCCCCAACGAGGTCGTGGCGAACCGGGTCGTCGGTGAGGTCAAGGGCAGGCTGTGCGTGGTGATCGACGACATGGTCGACACCGGCGGCACCATCGCCAAGGCCGTCCACCAGTTGCTGGACGAAGGCGCCACGGATGTCGTCATGGCGGCCACCCACGGCGTGCTGTCCGGGCCCGCTCGGGAACGGCTGTCGGAGTCCGGGGCGAAGGAAGTCATCTTCACCAACACCCTGCCGATCCCCGACGACAAGCGCTTCCCGCAGATGACAGTCCTGTCGATCGCCCCGCTCCTGGCGCGGGCGATCCAGCAGGTGTTCGAGGACGGCTCGGTGACCTCGCTCTTCGACGGCGACGCCTGA
- a CDS encoding GGDEF domain-containing protein produces the protein MDDEQRGDGDLPALEERSDAWLVGRARELLAVIQTSPVQERLRHTDEVDRLLAEAQHRGEPRMVAQLLRSAVAVRVVNNELADSAEPLLDELLAHTRRHGLLVLQADAHALRGRRLLLAGAEDAALTEAAVALAMLDEDITPDVMFGGRTWDMIMASTLMDIGTVLTQLGVYEVADQVMSRAHKCIRASAGPHLIAVHLMNRVRLLLGWGLRLERIGEDERAGERFATAAAIAVAVEAPFRESLFPRDPTRSAADQNPIVGAALALAQPAAAHINRLRYLLDSQSYPRELVIVAIALARCLEHEGHEEEAVEVLADARSRMYREAAEPTLRLCLIREYARLSGPEGGSRTTGALEHYATELEGQLWDMRESRIATLNTRREHERLSRMHGAIARQALQDPLTGLPNRRALDERLEQLSTSPTNHPLAIALVDLDGFKGVNDRMSHAEGDDVLRVVASTLRDALRGSDMVARYGGDEFIVLLPGAPLYAAEAALRRAVTSVAGLPNDLSHGVTLSIGVVSLRPQETAVRALARADAAMYQAKRGGGNDIVAITAGEADAEDSGTRLVASVDDRSWVLPETT, from the coding sequence GTGGACGACGAGCAGCGGGGCGACGGTGACCTGCCCGCGTTGGAGGAGCGCTCCGACGCCTGGCTGGTAGGTCGTGCCCGGGAGTTGCTCGCGGTGATCCAGACCAGCCCGGTCCAGGAGCGCCTGCGGCACACCGACGAGGTCGACCGACTGCTCGCCGAGGCCCAACACCGGGGCGAGCCCAGGATGGTCGCCCAACTGTTGCGCTCCGCGGTCGCGGTCCGGGTGGTCAACAACGAGTTGGCCGACTCCGCGGAACCCCTGCTCGACGAACTCCTCGCGCACACCCGCAGGCACGGCCTGCTCGTGCTCCAGGCCGACGCGCACGCCCTGCGCGGACGCAGGCTGCTGCTGGCGGGCGCCGAGGACGCCGCGCTCACCGAGGCCGCCGTCGCCCTGGCCATGCTGGACGAGGACATCACCCCGGACGTCATGTTCGGTGGGCGCACCTGGGACATGATCATGGCGTCCACCCTGATGGACATCGGCACCGTGCTCACCCAACTCGGCGTCTACGAGGTCGCCGACCAGGTGATGAGCCGGGCGCACAAGTGCATCCGGGCCAGCGCGGGCCCGCACCTGATCGCCGTGCACCTGATGAACCGCGTCCGCCTGCTGCTGGGCTGGGGCCTGCGGCTGGAGCGCATCGGCGAGGACGAGCGCGCGGGCGAGCGGTTCGCCACCGCCGCGGCCATCGCCGTGGCGGTCGAGGCGCCGTTCCGGGAGTCGCTGTTCCCACGCGACCCGACCCGCTCGGCCGCCGACCAGAACCCGATCGTCGGCGCGGCCCTGGCGCTGGCCCAGCCCGCGGCCGCGCACATCAACCGGCTGCGCTACCTGCTCGACTCGCAGAGCTACCCGCGCGAGCTGGTCATCGTCGCCATCGCCCTGGCCCGCTGCCTGGAGCACGAGGGCCACGAGGAAGAGGCCGTCGAGGTGCTGGCCGACGCGCGGTCACGGATGTATCGGGAAGCGGCCGAGCCGACGCTGCGGCTGTGCCTGATCCGCGAGTACGCCCGGCTCTCCGGCCCCGAGGGCGGCTCCCGCACGACCGGCGCCCTGGAGCACTACGCGACCGAGCTGGAGGGCCAGCTCTGGGACATGCGCGAGTCGCGCATCGCCACGCTGAACACCCGCCGCGAGCACGAGCGGCTGTCCCGAATGCACGGCGCCATCGCCCGGCAGGCGCTGCAGGACCCGCTCACCGGCCTGCCCAACCGGCGCGCGCTCGACGAGCGGCTCGAACAGCTGTCGACCTCGCCGACCAACCACCCGCTGGCCATCGCCCTGGTCGACCTCGACGGGTTCAAGGGCGTCAACGACCGCATGTCCCACGCCGAGGGCGACGACGTGCTGCGGGTGGTCGCCAGCACCCTGCGCGACGCGCTGCGCGGCAGCGACATGGTGGCCCGCTACGGCGGCGACGAGTTCATCGTCCTGCTTCCCGGAGCGCCGCTCTACGCCGCCGAGGCCGCCCTGCGGCGCGCGGTCACCTCGGTCGCGGGACTGCCCAACGACCTGTCACACGGAGTGACGCTGTCGATCGGCGTGGTGTCGCTGCGCCCGCAGGAGACCGCCGTGCGCGCGCTCGCGCGCGCCGACGCGGCCATGTATCAGGCCAAGCGCGGCGGCGGAAACGACATCGTCGCGATCACCGCGGGCGAGGCCGACGCGGAGGACTCTGGCACGCGGCTGGTCGCGTCTGTGGATGACCGTTCGTGGGTGCTGCCGGAGACAACGTAG
- a CDS encoding acyl-CoA desaturase, with protein sequence MTTTVDASSGAGTAGGPKPIIEGRRNLATRIAVYIFILLPFAALVAAVPFAWGWGLTWVDVVLAVFFFYLSGLGVTVGYHRLFTHGSFKANRGLKITLAVMGSMAVQSPPITWVADHRRHHAFSDREGDPHSPWLFGTSPMALARGFWHAHMGWIFDHDVTNKERFAPDLMADKDIVRVNRLFIVLTGLTLVLPAVLGGLITWSWWGALTAFFWAGLVRIAVLHHVTWSTNSICHMIGDRPFTSRDKASNFWPLAILSFGESWHNLHHADPTCARHGVRRGQIDTSARLIWIFEKLGWVTDVRWPTPQRLAKITAK encoded by the coding sequence ATGACGACCACGGTCGACGCGTCCAGCGGCGCGGGCACGGCAGGCGGGCCCAAACCGATCATCGAGGGCAGGCGGAACCTGGCCACGCGGATCGCGGTCTACATCTTCATCCTGCTGCCGTTCGCCGCGCTCGTCGCCGCGGTGCCCTTCGCGTGGGGCTGGGGGCTGACGTGGGTCGACGTCGTCCTCGCGGTGTTCTTCTTCTATCTGTCCGGCCTGGGTGTCACCGTCGGCTACCACCGGCTGTTCACCCACGGCTCGTTCAAGGCCAACCGCGGCCTGAAGATCACCCTCGCGGTGATGGGCAGCATGGCGGTGCAGAGCCCACCCATCACCTGGGTCGCCGACCACCGCCGCCACCACGCCTTCTCCGACCGCGAGGGCGACCCGCACTCGCCGTGGCTGTTCGGCACGTCCCCGATGGCGCTGGCCCGAGGGTTCTGGCACGCGCACATGGGCTGGATCTTCGACCACGACGTGACCAACAAGGAGCGCTTCGCCCCCGACCTGATGGCTGACAAAGACATCGTTCGGGTGAATCGCCTGTTCATCGTGCTCACCGGTCTGACCCTGGTCCTGCCCGCGGTCCTCGGTGGGCTGATCACCTGGTCGTGGTGGGGCGCGCTGACCGCGTTCTTCTGGGCGGGCCTGGTGCGCATCGCGGTGCTGCACCACGTGACGTGGTCGACCAACTCGATCTGCCACATGATCGGCGACCGCCCGTTCACCAGCCGCGACAAGGCGTCCAACTTCTGGCCCCTGGCCATCCTCAGCTTCGGCGAGTCATGGCACAACCTGCACCACGCCGACCCGACCTGCGCCCGCCACGGCGTGCGGCGTGGCCAGATCGACACGTCCGCCCGGCTGATCTGGATCTTCGAGAAGCTCGGCTGGGTCACCGACGTCCGGTGGCCGACGCCCCAACGCCTGGCGAAGATCACCGCCAAGTAG
- a CDS encoding DUF397 domain-containing protein: MHGEWRKSSFSGSEVNCVEVAYTATVRVRDSKNPDGGMLRFPDDAWSPLIDAVTWDER, translated from the coding sequence ATGCACGGAGAGTGGCGGAAGTCGAGCTTCAGCGGCTCCGAGGTGAACTGCGTGGAGGTCGCCTACACCGCCACAGTCCGTGTCCGGGACTCCAAGAACCCCGACGGCGGCATGCTCCGGTTCCCGGACGACGCCTGGTCGCCCCTGATCGACGCGGTGACCTGGGACGAGCGCTAG
- a CDS encoding SUKH-3 domain-containing protein yields MIDLTALHPDVSGALREAGWYPERHTDAARWASLEDGGYTYHALAREILERLDGLTIVPVRQDGPNFVNDDPLVFDPAEGWGCRSVAEDVEEQLGGSYFPLGSWLSHSTVFVETRGRVIAAGYGPILELGTTFESALEVLVRSHRPIVQVGIQRS; encoded by the coding sequence ATGATCGATCTCACGGCACTGCACCCCGACGTGAGCGGGGCTCTCCGAGAAGCAGGCTGGTATCCGGAGCGCCACACCGATGCTGCGCGTTGGGCGAGTTTGGAAGACGGCGGCTACACGTATCATGCGTTGGCAAGGGAGATTCTGGAGCGACTCGATGGTCTGACGATCGTGCCCGTTCGTCAGGACGGTCCCAACTTCGTCAATGATGACCCGCTCGTCTTTGATCCCGCAGAGGGGTGGGGGTGTCGGAGCGTGGCAGAGGACGTAGAGGAGCAGTTGGGCGGCTCGTACTTTCCACTCGGGTCATGGCTTAGTCACAGCACAGTGTTCGTCGAGACTCGCGGCCGGGTGATCGCGGCGGGATACGGTCCGATCTTGGAGCTGGGAACCACTTTCGAATCGGCGCTTGAAGTGCTTGTCAGGAGTCATCGGCCGATAGTTCAGGTTGGTATTCAGCGCAGTTAG
- a CDS encoding TetR/AcrR family transcriptional regulator produces the protein MTGKERRQQLLDIARALFAEKGFDGASIEEIAHRANVSKPVVYEHFGGKEGIYAVVVDREMHALMSGMTEALSEDAHPRLLLERAAGALLNYVEGSTDGFRILVRDSPVATATGTFSSLLNDIASQVEHILGVQFAKRGYESKLAALYAQALVGMVAFTGQWWLEVRKPKKNEVAAHLVNLAWNGLSNLEGKPTLRERP, from the coding sequence ATGACCGGCAAGGAGCGCAGGCAGCAACTGCTCGACATCGCCCGCGCGCTGTTCGCCGAGAAGGGCTTCGACGGCGCGTCCATCGAGGAGATCGCCCACCGGGCGAACGTCAGCAAACCCGTGGTCTACGAGCACTTCGGCGGCAAGGAAGGCATCTACGCGGTGGTCGTGGACCGCGAGATGCACGCGCTGATGTCGGGGATGACCGAGGCACTGTCCGAGGACGCCCACCCGCGGCTGCTGCTGGAAAGGGCGGCGGGAGCCCTGCTGAACTACGTCGAGGGCTCCACCGACGGCTTCCGCATCCTGGTCCGCGACTCCCCGGTCGCCACCGCCACGGGCACCTTCTCCAGCCTGCTGAACGACATCGCCTCCCAGGTAGAACACATCCTGGGCGTCCAGTTCGCCAAACGCGGCTACGAGTCGAAACTGGCGGCGCTGTACGCGCAGGCACTGGTGGGGATGGTGGCGTTCACGGGGCAGTGGTGGCTGGAGGTGCGCAAGCCGAAGAAGAACGAGGTGGCGGCGCACCTGGTCAATCTGGCTTGGAACGGGTTGTCCAATTTGGAGGGAAAACCCACGCTGCGCGAGCGCCCCTAA
- the glmU gene encoding bifunctional UDP-N-acetylglucosamine diphosphorylase/glucosamine-1-phosphate N-acetyltransferase GlmU gives MSASTAEGTAPGQVSTVILAAGEGTRMRSATPKVLHRVAGRPLVEHAVRAADGLKPEHLVVVIGHGRDAVGAHLESLAHVLGREVTVAVQETQDGTGHAVACGLAPLPELTGTVLVTYGDVPLLDTATLNGLLDAHTAGGNAVTVLTANVPDPTGYGRIVRDADGAVTAIVEQKDATAEQRSITEINSGVYAFAAEVLTDGLSRLSTDNAQGELYLTDVLGIARGDGRRVGALVCDDPWLVEGVNDRVQLARIGAELNRRVVEGWMRAGVTIVDPATTWIEAEVELARDVLIEPNVQLRGGTTIGEGATIGPDTTLTDVIVGAGASVVRTHGSSAEIGDSATVGPYAFLRPGTKLGADGKIGTFVEVKNSEIGAGSKVPHLSYVGDATIGEHSNIGAASVFVNYDGVNKHRTVVGSHVRTGSDNMFVAPVTVGDGAYSGAGTVIRRNVPPGALAISGGLQRNIDDWVVHRRPGTAAAEAAERAKARKLDEKNSEGSS, from the coding sequence ATGTCCGCGAGCACGGCCGAGGGCACTGCGCCAGGCCAGGTCAGCACGGTGATCCTGGCCGCGGGTGAGGGCACTCGGATGCGCTCGGCGACCCCGAAGGTGCTGCATCGGGTCGCGGGTCGCCCGCTGGTCGAGCACGCCGTGCGGGCCGCCGACGGTCTCAAGCCCGAACACCTGGTGGTCGTCATCGGCCACGGCCGCGACGCCGTGGGCGCCCATCTGGAGTCCTTGGCCCACGTGTTGGGCCGCGAGGTCACCGTCGCGGTCCAGGAGACGCAGGACGGCACGGGCCACGCGGTCGCGTGCGGCCTGGCCCCGCTCCCCGAGCTGACCGGCACCGTCCTGGTCACCTACGGTGATGTTCCCCTGCTCGACACGGCCACGCTCAATGGTCTGCTCGACGCGCACACGGCAGGCGGCAACGCGGTGACGGTGCTCACCGCCAACGTCCCCGACCCGACCGGCTACGGCCGCATCGTGCGCGACGCCGACGGCGCGGTCACCGCGATCGTCGAGCAGAAGGACGCCACGGCCGAGCAGCGGTCCATCACCGAAATCAACTCCGGCGTCTACGCCTTCGCCGCCGAGGTCCTCACCGACGGTCTGTCCCGGCTGTCCACCGACAACGCCCAGGGCGAGCTGTACCTCACCGATGTCCTGGGCATCGCCCGCGGCGACGGCCGCCGCGTCGGTGCCCTGGTGTGCGACGACCCGTGGCTGGTCGAGGGCGTCAACGACCGGGTGCAGCTGGCCAGGATCGGCGCCGAGCTGAACCGCCGCGTCGTCGAGGGCTGGATGCGCGCGGGGGTGACGATCGTCGACCCGGCCACGACGTGGATCGAGGCCGAAGTCGAACTCGCCCGCGACGTGCTCATCGAGCCGAACGTGCAGCTGCGCGGCGGCACCACGATCGGCGAGGGCGCCACCATCGGCCCCGACACCACACTGACCGATGTCATCGTCGGCGCGGGTGCCTCGGTCGTGCGGACCCACGGGTCGAGCGCCGAGATCGGTGACTCCGCGACCGTCGGCCCGTACGCGTTCCTGCGGCCCGGCACGAAGCTGGGCGCCGACGGCAAGATCGGCACGTTCGTCGAGGTCAAGAACTCCGAGATCGGCGCGGGCTCGAAGGTCCCCCATCTGTCCTATGTGGGCGACGCGACCATCGGCGAGCACAGCAACATCGGCGCGGCCAGCGTGTTCGTGAACTACGACGGGGTCAACAAGCACCGCACCGTCGTCGGCTCGCACGTGCGCACCGGGTCGGACAACATGTTCGTGGCACCGGTGACGGTGGGCGACGGCGCCTACAGCGGCGCCGGAACCGTCATCCGGCGCAATGTGCCGCCGGGCGCCCTGGCGATCTCGGGCGGCCTGCAGCGCAACATCGACGACTGGGTGGTCCACCGCCGCCCGGGTACCGCGGCGGCCGAGGCCGCGGAACGGGCCAAGGCCCGCAAGCTTGACGAGAAGAACAGCGAGGGCAGTTCATGA
- a CDS encoding sorbosone dehydrogenase family protein codes for MRAVLLATVLVAGCTTSAGTGEVPSSSTVVVPSSATAPGLKIETVAAGLTHGWDIGFLPDGKVLVTQRTGDIALLSSAKPGATVTTLKADTSTVMVRGEGGLMGMVVHPDFASSREFTTCQTHWENGEPRDVRLVTWRLTEDEKVATRVKELLTGLPVAASGRHSGCRPTLAADGALLVGTGDTARASISQDKNSLGGKVLRIDLKTGEALPDNPTPGSRIYTHGHRNVQGVALRANGQVLVAEHGPNKNDEINLLRPGANYGWDPSRGGTVQRYDEDVPMTDLQRFPNAVPAKWQSGETTEAICAATFLTGAQWGPLDGALVVTALKGAKLMVFTMDAEANVQSVAIPPEFADQFGRLRAARTAPDGALYVTTSNGDDDKLLRVTPR; via the coding sequence ATGCGCGCTGTGCTGCTCGCCACAGTCCTTGTCGCCGGCTGCACGACGTCCGCGGGCACGGGCGAAGTGCCATCGTCCTCCACCGTCGTCGTCCCCAGCAGCGCGACCGCGCCCGGGTTGAAGATCGAGACGGTCGCGGCCGGACTCACCCACGGGTGGGACATCGGCTTCCTGCCGGACGGCAAAGTCCTCGTCACCCAGCGAACGGGCGACATAGCCCTGCTGTCATCAGCCAAGCCCGGCGCGACCGTGACAACACTCAAGGCGGACACGTCGACGGTCATGGTCCGCGGCGAGGGCGGCCTGATGGGCATGGTCGTGCACCCCGACTTCGCGTCAAGCCGCGAGTTCACCACCTGCCAGACCCATTGGGAGAACGGCGAACCCCGCGACGTCCGCCTCGTCACCTGGCGCCTCACCGAGGACGAGAAGGTCGCGACCAGGGTCAAGGAACTGCTCACCGGACTCCCGGTGGCCGCGAGCGGCCGACACTCCGGCTGCCGCCCGACCCTGGCCGCGGACGGCGCGCTCCTGGTCGGCACCGGTGACACGGCGCGGGCGTCGATCTCCCAGGACAAGAACTCGCTGGGCGGGAAGGTCTTGCGGATCGACCTGAAGACGGGGGAAGCGCTGCCTGACAACCCGACCCCCGGCTCGCGGATCTACACCCACGGCCACCGCAACGTGCAGGGAGTCGCCCTGCGCGCCAACGGCCAGGTCCTCGTCGCCGAACACGGCCCGAACAAGAACGACGAGATCAACCTCCTGCGTCCTGGCGCCAACTACGGCTGGGACCCGTCCCGCGGTGGCACGGTTCAGCGCTACGACGAAGACGTCCCGATGACCGACCTCCAGCGCTTCCCGAATGCGGTGCCCGCGAAGTGGCAGTCGGGCGAGACAACGGAAGCCATCTGCGCCGCGACGTTCCTGACCGGCGCCCAGTGGGGCCCGCTGGACGGTGCGCTTGTGGTGACAGCGCTCAAGGGCGCCAAGCTGATGGTGTTCACAATGGACGCTGAGGCCAACGTCCAGTCCGTCGCCATCCCACCGGAGTTCGCCGACCAGTTCGGCCGCCTCCGCGCCGCCCGAACCGCCCCAGACGGCGCTCTCTACGTCACCACCTCAAACGGAGACGACGACAAACTCCTTCGGGTAACACCACGCTAG
- a CDS encoding enoyl-CoA hydratase/isomerase family protein: MNLRLDIADAVATLVIDRPAKRNALSYDMWAAIPSLVAKVAADDSVRVLLLRGDEHFSAGADISEFAELRADAAGARRYAEAIHAATDALTGMAKPTIAAINGFCIGGGCEIALACDLRVAADDAKFGITPAKLGIVYMLPSTKQLVDAVGPAWAKQILFTADIIDAATALRVGLVNELHPAGDVVKRATELAHTMATRSQVTIRGAKEIIGRITAGNFEEDDAVHALYADSAESADYAEGVRAFLDKRTPSF; encoded by the coding sequence GTGAATCTGAGGCTGGACATCGCCGACGCGGTCGCGACGCTGGTCATCGACCGCCCGGCCAAGCGCAACGCGCTCAGCTATGACATGTGGGCCGCCATCCCGTCGCTGGTCGCCAAGGTCGCCGCGGACGACAGCGTGCGGGTGCTGCTCCTGCGCGGGGACGAGCACTTCTCCGCGGGCGCCGACATCAGCGAGTTCGCCGAACTCCGCGCCGACGCCGCGGGTGCGCGCCGCTACGCCGAGGCCATCCACGCCGCGACCGACGCGCTCACCGGCATGGCCAAGCCGACCATCGCGGCCATCAACGGCTTCTGCATCGGCGGCGGCTGCGAGATCGCCCTGGCCTGCGACTTGCGCGTGGCCGCCGACGACGCCAAATTCGGGATCACCCCGGCCAAGCTGGGCATCGTCTACATGCTGCCGTCGACCAAGCAGTTGGTCGACGCCGTCGGCCCGGCCTGGGCCAAGCAGATCCTCTTCACCGCCGACATCATCGACGCCGCCACCGCGCTGCGCGTCGGCCTGGTCAACGAACTCCACCCGGCCGGTGACGTGGTCAAGCGCGCCACCGAACTGGCCCACACCATGGCGACTCGCTCCCAGGTCACCATCCGCGGGGCGAAGGAGATCATCGGCCGGATCACGGCAGGGAACTTCGAGGAAGACGACGCCGTCCACGCCCTCTACGCGGACTCCGCGGAAAGCGCGGACTACGCGGAGGGCGTCCGCGCGTTCCTGGACAAGCGCACGCCTAGTTTCTGA
- a CDS encoding metal-dependent phosphohydrolase, with product MDLFARLGLASSLRSDLMARWSEPHRTYHGVAHLDAVLRHIDELADHADSADLVRLAAWFHDAVHFGLPTDEEHSAGLAEVRLGGVLDPASVAEVARLVRLTAGHVTSPGDRNGEVLCDADLAILASPDYDLYVASVREEYAAVPDKLFRAGRATVLRSLLELPALYRTAQALAQWEAAARANLETELESLLRN from the coding sequence ATGGATCTGTTCGCCCGGCTCGGGCTTGCTTCGTCGCTGCGGTCGGATCTGATGGCCCGCTGGTCGGAGCCGCATCGGACGTATCACGGGGTAGCGCACCTGGACGCGGTCCTGCGGCACATAGATGAGCTGGCCGACCACGCTGATTCGGCGGACCTGGTCCGTCTGGCCGCCTGGTTCCACGACGCGGTGCACTTCGGCCTGCCGACCGATGAGGAACACAGCGCTGGGCTGGCCGAGGTTCGGCTGGGCGGGGTGTTGGATCCCGCGTCGGTGGCGGAAGTGGCGCGGCTGGTCCGGTTGACAGCGGGTCACGTGACTTCGCCCGGAGACCGGAACGGGGAGGTGCTGTGCGACGCGGACCTCGCGATCCTGGCGTCGCCGGATTACGACCTGTACGTGGCGTCGGTGCGGGAGGAGTACGCGGCGGTGCCGGACAAGCTGTTCCGAGCCGGTCGGGCGACGGTGTTGCGGTCACTGCTGGAACTGCCCGCGCTGTACCGGACTGCGCAAGCGCTTGCGCAGTGGGAGGCGGCGGCGCGGGCGAACCTGGAGACCGAGTTGGAGAGCCTGCTCAGAAACTAG
- a CDS encoding helix-turn-helix transcriptional regulator, with protein MISNRLPARMRALGMELAAARERTGKTTKEAAFGIGLSAPTLNRSENAKRLSPITDIAGLLALYEVTGDERKRIMELADRLDAPEWLEAGDRLPRLLRPFATFEARATSLMDVSFDYVPGLLQIEEYARAVHSTQGVTGADQDARVKARLERQKVLVARTAPRYTAVIEEAALRRTQGGSESMVRQVKWLIDRAWQPNIDIHVIPFRRWGYPNPGSFITMGFRQDPPIVFFENLAVAGFLDAPDHTQLFHNAAAKLMRFALDSADTVKFLTMLAADYERG; from the coding sequence GGCCGCTCGTGAGCGGACCGGGAAGACGACAAAGGAGGCCGCGTTCGGGATCGGCCTTTCCGCGCCGACCTTGAATCGCTCGGAGAACGCCAAACGGCTTTCTCCGATCACCGACATCGCGGGGCTCTTGGCGCTCTACGAGGTCACTGGGGACGAGCGGAAGCGCATCATGGAACTCGCCGACAGGTTGGACGCGCCGGAATGGCTGGAAGCGGGTGACCGTCTGCCACGCCTGCTCCGACCCTTCGCTACCTTCGAGGCGCGCGCGACCTCGCTGATGGACGTATCTTTCGACTACGTCCCCGGACTCTTGCAGATCGAGGAGTACGCGCGAGCCGTCCACTCCACCCAAGGCGTCACAGGAGCGGATCAGGACGCGCGAGTCAAGGCGCGGTTGGAGCGCCAGAAGGTCCTCGTCGCACGTACCGCGCCGAGGTATACGGCCGTCATCGAGGAAGCCGCTTTGCGGCGGACTCAAGGCGGATCGGAGTCGATGGTTCGGCAAGTAAAGTGGCTGATAGATCGGGCGTGGCAGCCGAACATCGATATCCACGTGATCCCGTTCCGGCGGTGGGGATATCCGAATCCGGGCTCATTCATCACGATGGGGTTCCGGCAGGACCCGCCTATCGTGTTCTTCGAGAACCTGGCGGTCGCGGGCTTCCTGGACGCTCCTGATCACACTCAGTTGTTCCATAACGCCGCTGCTAAGCTGATGAGGTTCGCGCTGGACTCAGCCGATACGGTGAAGTTTCTGACCATGTTGGCGGCAGACTACGAACGGGGCTGA